The segment GTCGGCGACAGCATCGGCACCGTGATTTTCATAAACCTTCTCCACGGCGGTGTATCATCAAGCTCTGCCGCTTCGTACAAATCCTTCGGAATGCTTTGCAGGCCTGCGATAAAGACCAAGGTATTAAAACCGATTCCTTTCCATACCGCTACCATGATCAGTGAAGCGAGCGCATAATCCGGGCTTGTCAGCCAGGCGATCGACTCGATGCCGACCAGATTCAAAGCCCAATTCAACAAGCCATAATCTGCATCCATGATCCACATCCAAAGCATCGAAACGGATACAAGAGAAATGATATGAGGGCTGAAAATCGATGCCTGCATAAACGAGTAGACTGCCCCTGTCCGGTTCAGCCATAACGCCAGCAGCATAGACAGGCCGATGGTCAAAGACACGGTGAAGAACGTATAGATAAATGAGTTGGAAATAACTTCACGGAAATCCCGGTCGGTCAGCAGGTGGCTGAAGTTCGCAGTCCCGACAAAATCCTTTGTCGGACTGACAAAGTTCCAGTCATGGAAACTCAGGTAAATCATGTAGCCGATCGGATAGATAAAAAACAGGCAAAAAACGAGCACTGCTGGGGAAATCATGGCGTACGGGCGCACGTTTGCCCAGGAAAGGAAGCTTTGCCGCCCTGTTTTCCGTTCATCCATGTCCATCTGGACTTTAGCGAACGCCATTCAATACCGCCTCCTTTTTCACCGACACATTAAACTCCGTAATGGCATTTTTTTCAGCATCGAACGGATACAATTTTTCCAACGGAATCGTTATGAAACAACTGCTGTGCTTTGGCAATGGCAAGTCGAAACTGCGGATGTTCATCGTACCGAGGCTGTTTTTCACTTTGTAGACCGTTTCCGCCCCCAAAGTTTCAAGCGTCAGGATCTCGCTTTCCAATTCAATGGTATGCGGAACACTTGCCGCTGTCATCGAAATGCCGGCATGCTCCGGACGGAACCCGATATAACTCACTTCTTCCGACACCGAATCCAGAACTCCTTTAAAGGCCTGCCGTTCAAATACGTTCATCGGCGGCTGGCCGATAAACTCGGCCGCGAACATATTCCCGGGATTCTGATAAACTTCGATCGGCGCGTCTTTTTGCTGGACGACACCTTTGTTCAAAATGATGATTTCATCGCCCATCGACATCGCTTCGACTTGATCGTGCGTCACATACACAAAAGTGGTGCCCAGTTTTTCGTGCAGCTGAATCAGTTCCGTCCGCATCTGCGTGCGCAGTTTGGCATCCAGGTTCGACAGCGGTTCATCGAGGATAAAGACTTTCGGCTTCTTGACCATGGCGCGAGCGAGAGCAACGCGCTGGCGCTGGCCGCCGGACAGTTTATCCGGTTTTTTGTTCAAATGCTCCGTCAAGCCAACGATCCCAGCGATTTCTTCGATCAATTGCTGCCGTTCTTTTTTCGGCACTTTGCGGTTCGCGAGGCCGAATTCGATATTGCCTTTTACGGTCATTGTCGGGTACAGCGCATAGTTCTGGAACACCATCGCAATATCGCGCTTGCTCGGCGCCAAGTCATTGACCAGCTTGCCGTCAATCCAGATGTCTCCTTCCGTCTGCTTTTCAAAGCCCGCGAGCATCCGCAGAATGGTGGATTTCCCGCAGCCGGAAGGGCCGACCAAAACAGTGAACGAGCCATCCTTGATGGTCAATGAAATATTTTTGACGACGCGGTCTTCATTGAACGTCTTTGAAATATTATCAAGTCTGATTTCAGCCATACGTCTCTTCCTTTCCAGTTGCAATCATGGATTCTTCATTCAACATCCGGACCAAATCGACCAATTCATCAATCGATTCCACCGACACGGACCACTCTGTCGCATCGTCATGCTTGTACTCGCTGATCAGGCAGGTATGGCCGCCTATTTTATGCACCGGGTACAGGTCGTTCCATGGATGGTCGCCGACGGACAGGATTTCATGCGGCTCATAGCCTTCTGCCAGTAGCTTCGTAACAAGCTCTTTGATGCCGTTCGGTTTTTTTCCGTCAAAGTAAAACTCATCAAATACTTCATTGATTTCCAGAAAATCGACGAATTCCTGTGCTGTCGGCACCGGCGAATTCGTCATCAGAATCACGCGTTTGTTTTCAAGCTTTTTGATTTCCTCAAACAGATCCGTCCGTTTGATGATGCAATAAGCTTCTGTCAGCATTTCGCTGCGTACATCATCGAACGCTTTCTTCACTGATTCAGCCGGTATGTTCTTCCAGACAGCGATCAGCTGGGCGATTCCCCACGGGTCTCCGATATAGGAAAGTGCGCTGTCCCCATTTTCCGCGATTTCCAATTCCAGTCCGTCCCAGTCGTAGGACGTTACCGGAAGCAAGTCCTGCTGGCGGTAGAAGATCAATTTTTCCGGGTCATACATGAATCCCAGTTTGAAATGCTTGTTGCCTTCCAAAATGTCATAAGCGAGAGCCACTGTCTCTTCTATTTCAATTTCCGGGAAGTTCCCATTCATCATCTTGGCGATATAGCGGCCCATAAATGTATAGTCCTGATAAAGTGTTCCGTCCATGTCGAAAATCAATACGTTGATGTCTTTTAGCCATTGCATACTGCTTTCTCCCCCATCAGTTGAAAAGAAAGCACCTTTCAGTGCTTTCTTCTTTTGTTTTAAAATGCTTATTTCAGTACGGCATTCGCTTTTTCAGCCGCCGTATCCAATACTTCTTCTGTCGGGATGCTTTCATCCAGGATGCCGCGTGTCATTTCATCGATCAGGATTTTGACGACTTCCGGATAGTTTTCGGCCATCGGACGTGCGATGCCGTTTTCAAGCTGATCGACAGCTACTTTGAATTGCGGCTTTTCTTTGTACAAAGCCTGCATTTTCTCGGATTCCGCAGCTGACAGACGGCTTGGCAAGTAGCCTGTGTATTCTGATGCGTAAGCTGTTTGTTCTGTAGCCGTCATGAATTTGATGAATTCCCATGCTGCCTGTTGTTTTTCTTCATCCAAGCCGCTCGTCATGACCAGGTTGGCCCCGCCAGTCGGAACTTTCGCTTCTTTTCCTTTTGGCATGAAGTAAGTTTGCAAATCAAAGCCTTTTTCCTCAGCAAGCTGCAGCAGGTAGGACAAATCAGCAGTTGAAGAGAACAGCATGCCGGAATGGCCATTGACAAAGTCTTGTTTCGCTTTGTCGCCCGCTTCTGTTCCTGATGATAATTTCATCGTTCCTTCATTAGACATGTTTCTCCAAAAATCAAAAGCTGCTGCGCCTTCCGGGCTGTTAAAAGCAACTTCCGTATTGTCTTCGTTCATCATAGTGCCCCCAGCCTGTGCAACATGTGCTTCATAGAACCAAATGTCGATCGGCAAAGACATGCCGACGCGCCCTTCACCATTGGTAAAAGCTTTCGCGTATTCTTCAAACTCTTCCCATGTTTTCGGTCCTGCCGGATCCAATCCGACTTCTTCAGCCATTGTAGCGTTCATGTAGAGGATTGGTGTACTTCTCAAGTAAGGCAGTCCGTATACCTTGTCGTCCACATATGAATTCCCCATAAGTCCTGGGTTAAAGTCGTCCATATTAATTTCCTTGTCGTTTTCAATGAAAGAAGTCAGATCCTGTGTCATTCCTGATTTCGCGAAAACGCCCATTGAAGCGATTTCGTTTTGTGTCACTTCAGGTGCATTGCCGGCAGCGAATGCCGCTTGTGTCTTTGCATGCAATTCATCATACGTTCCCTGGAATTCCGCAGTCACATGGATCTTGTCCTGGGATTCGTTAAACTGTTTCACCAGATTCTCGTTATTTTCACCAATTTTATCTCCCCAGGCATACCAGTATGTAAGTTCAATTTTGTCGCTTGCCGCTTCTGCAGATCCTGAAGATGTATCTTTGCTTTCTTCGCTTCCGCAAGCCGCCAGTACCATAAGTGCAATTGCCATTACCAAAAACAAGCCGAGTTTTTTCATTTTCCTGCCTCCGTTTTCTTTTTCAAGGGACAGCTGCTCTAGCGCCGCGCAAAAAGACCTCAAATAGTCCTCCGGCAGCCCGGAAGGTATTTGAGGTCTCTCTTAGTGCACCCAGTTAGCTATCTACTTTTCATAATTGATTGTATCTGCCGGTTGTTAACCCAGTATGTGAAAGATGTAAAAATCACTTTAACAATTCAGCCGTTGAAAAATCTTCTGCCCACAGCGACTCATTGGATGTACTGATGGCGAGTGCCCCGGCTTCGAGCGAAGCTTTCACATGG is part of the Planococcus shenhongbingii genome and harbors:
- a CDS encoding HAD family hydrolase is translated as MQWLKDINVLIFDMDGTLYQDYTFMGRYIAKMMNGNFPEIEIEETVALAYDILEGNKHFKLGFMYDPEKLIFYRQQDLLPVTSYDWDGLELEIAENGDSALSYIGDPWGIAQLIAVWKNIPAESVKKAFDDVRSEMLTEAYCIIKRTDLFEEIKKLENKRVILMTNSPVPTAQEFVDFLEINEVFDEFYFDGKKPNGIKELVTKLLAEGYEPHEILSVGDHPWNDLYPVHKIGGHTCLISEYKHDDATEWSVSVESIDELVDLVRMLNEESMIATGKEETYG
- a CDS encoding ABC transporter ATP-binding protein, with the translated sequence MAEIRLDNISKTFNEDRVVKNISLTIKDGSFTVLVGPSGCGKSTILRMLAGFEKQTEGDIWIDGKLVNDLAPSKRDIAMVFQNYALYPTMTVKGNIEFGLANRKVPKKERQQLIEEIAGIVGLTEHLNKKPDKLSGGQRQRVALARAMVKKPKVFILDEPLSNLDAKLRTQMRTELIQLHEKLGTTFVYVTHDQVEAMSMGDEIIILNKGVVQQKDAPIEVYQNPGNMFAAEFIGQPPMNVFERQAFKGVLDSVSEEVSYIGFRPEHAGISMTAASVPHTIELESEILTLETLGAETVYKVKNSLGTMNIRSFDLPLPKHSSCFITIPLEKLYPFDAEKNAITEFNVSVKKEAVLNGVR
- a CDS encoding ABC transporter substrate-binding protein encodes the protein MKKLGLFLVMAIALMVLAACGSEESKDTSSGSAEAASDKIELTYWYAWGDKIGENNENLVKQFNESQDKIHVTAEFQGTYDELHAKTQAAFAAGNAPEVTQNEIASMGVFAKSGMTQDLTSFIENDKEINMDDFNPGLMGNSYVDDKVYGLPYLRSTPILYMNATMAEEVGLDPAGPKTWEEFEEYAKAFTNGEGRVGMSLPIDIWFYEAHVAQAGGTMMNEDNTEVAFNSPEGAAAFDFWRNMSNEGTMKLSSGTEAGDKAKQDFVNGHSGMLFSSTADLSYLLQLAEEKGFDLQTYFMPKGKEAKVPTGGANLVMTSGLDEEKQQAAWEFIKFMTATEQTAYASEYTGYLPSRLSAAESEKMQALYKEKPQFKVAVDQLENGIARPMAENYPEVVKILIDEMTRGILDESIPTEEVLDTAAEKANAVLK
- a CDS encoding carbohydrate ABC transporter permease, translating into MAFAKVQMDMDERKTGRQSFLSWANVRPYAMISPAVLVFCLFFIYPIGYMIYLSFHDWNFVSPTKDFVGTANFSHLLTDRDFREVISNSFIYTFFTVSLTIGLSMLLALWLNRTGAVYSFMQASIFSPHIISLVSVSMLWMWIMDADYGLLNWALNLVGIESIAWLTSPDYALASLIMVAVWKGIGFNTLVFIAGLQSIPKDLYEAAELDDTPPWRRFMKITVPMLSPTLFFLTIIGVINSFQVFETINLMTAGGPINSTNTFVYYIYQYGFQFFKIGYASAAGVILLVILSVLTVVYFKVLSKRVHYR